From the genome of Rhizobium sp. NXC24, one region includes:
- a CDS encoding SDR family oxidoreductase translates to MMLPRTPSFRLDGKRALVVGASSGIGFAAAVALAEAGAAVSLAARQSPKLQEAADSISAAGFAADAVPLDITDVGTLLETVSARGPFDVLVNSAGFAIHGPALETTARDFDTVFSINVRGAYFLAQAVAKGLITCGKPGSLITISSQMAHVGGVDRAVYSATKHAVEGFTKSMAIEWGQHGIRVNTVCPTFIRTPLTEETFANPERIKWINEKIKLGRIGKVEDVMAAVLYLASDASSMVTGTALMVDGGWTAE, encoded by the coding sequence ATGATGCTTCCCCGAACCCCCTCGTTCCGCCTTGATGGCAAACGGGCTCTGGTTGTCGGAGCCTCGTCCGGTATCGGATTTGCGGCAGCGGTTGCGCTTGCCGAAGCTGGCGCGGCCGTTTCCCTGGCGGCCCGCCAGTCGCCGAAGCTCCAGGAAGCCGCAGATTCGATCAGCGCGGCGGGATTTGCTGCGGACGCAGTTCCGCTCGACATTACGGATGTTGGAACCCTATTGGAGACTGTCTCCGCCAGGGGGCCGTTCGATGTTCTCGTCAATAGCGCGGGTTTTGCTATTCATGGGCCTGCATTGGAAACAACGGCGCGAGATTTCGATACCGTGTTCTCGATCAATGTCAGAGGGGCTTACTTCCTCGCGCAGGCCGTCGCCAAAGGTCTCATCACGTGCGGCAAGCCCGGATCCTTGATCACGATTTCTTCCCAGATGGCGCATGTGGGCGGTGTTGACCGGGCGGTCTATAGCGCAACGAAGCACGCGGTTGAGGGTTTTACCAAATCGATGGCGATCGAATGGGGTCAGCACGGCATACGCGTCAATACAGTGTGCCCAACGTTCATTCGAACGCCGCTCACCGAGGAGACGTTCGCAAACCCGGAGCGGATCAAGTGGATCAACGAGAAGATCAAGCTCGGGAGAATTGGCAAGGTCGAGGACGTTATGGCCGCTGTTCTTTATCTGGCGTCCGATGCGTCTTCAATGGTAACCGGGACTGCGCTAATGGTCGACGGAGGCTGGACCGCAGAGTGA
- the hisD gene encoding histidinol dehydrogenase produces the protein MTIRHLKTGKPAADRAEDDAKVRAVVEATLKDIEARGDAAVRELSEKFDKYSPPSFLLSTSEIEAAINKVSTRDMADIEFAQAQIRKFAQVQRDSMKDVEVETYPGVILGHRNIPVQSVGCYVPGGKFPMVASAHMSVLTASVAGVPRIVAAAPAQKGEPHPAIIAAMHKGGAHEIYVLGGMQAIGAMALGTQTIKPVDMLVGPGNAFVAEAKRQLYGRVGIDLFAGPTETMVIADETVDAEICATDLLGQAEHGYNSPAVLVTNSEKLARGTLSEIDRILKILPTTETASASWRDYGEIIVCDTYEEMLDVANDIASEHVQVMTDRDDWFLQNMHSYGALFLGPRTNVANGDKVIGTNHTLPTKKAGRYTGGLWVGKFLKTHSYQKVVTDQAAADIGAYCSRLCILEGFVGHAEQANVRVRRYGGRNVPYGAAAE, from the coding sequence ATGACCATTCGCCACCTGAAGACAGGCAAGCCTGCCGCCGATCGCGCCGAGGACGATGCGAAGGTTCGGGCAGTTGTCGAAGCTACCCTGAAGGATATCGAGGCGCGGGGCGATGCCGCTGTGCGCGAGCTTTCCGAAAAGTTCGACAAGTATTCGCCGCCTTCCTTCCTTCTTTCGACGTCTGAAATAGAGGCGGCCATCAACAAGGTCTCCACACGGGACATGGCCGATATCGAGTTCGCCCAGGCTCAGATCCGCAAGTTCGCGCAGGTTCAGCGGGATTCGATGAAGGACGTTGAGGTGGAAACGTACCCCGGCGTCATCCTCGGCCACCGCAACATCCCCGTCCAATCGGTCGGCTGCTATGTCCCGGGCGGCAAGTTCCCGATGGTCGCCTCGGCGCATATGTCCGTGCTAACTGCCTCGGTTGCCGGTGTGCCTCGTATCGTTGCTGCTGCGCCAGCCCAGAAAGGTGAACCTCATCCAGCCATCATCGCAGCGATGCACAAGGGCGGTGCGCACGAGATCTATGTTCTCGGCGGCATGCAGGCAATCGGGGCGATGGCGCTCGGAACACAGACGATCAAGCCCGTCGACATGCTGGTTGGGCCTGGGAATGCGTTCGTCGCCGAGGCGAAACGGCAGTTGTACGGTCGGGTCGGCATCGACCTTTTCGCCGGGCCGACGGAGACAATGGTGATTGCCGACGAGACTGTCGATGCCGAGATCTGCGCCACCGATCTTCTCGGGCAGGCAGAGCACGGCTACAATTCGCCTGCGGTTTTGGTCACCAACTCGGAGAAGCTCGCGCGGGGAACTCTGTCGGAGATCGATCGTATCCTGAAAATCCTGCCGACCACCGAGACCGCCTCGGCATCCTGGCGCGATTATGGCGAAATCATCGTTTGCGATACATACGAGGAGATGCTGGATGTCGCCAACGACATAGCCTCCGAGCACGTGCAAGTCATGACGGATCGCGACGACTGGTTCCTTCAGAACATGCACTCCTACGGCGCGTTGTTCCTTGGTCCGAGGACAAATGTCGCGAATGGCGACAAAGTGATCGGCACGAACCATACTCTGCCGACGAAGAAAGCTGGGCGCTACACAGGCGGGCTGTGGGTTGGGAAGTTCCTTAAGACGCACTCGTATCAGAAGGTGGTCACTGATCAGGCCGCCGCTGACATTGGCGCCTATTGCTCGCGGCTGTGCATACTTGAGGGTTTCGTCGGCCATGCGGAGCAGGCGAATGTTCGTGTTCGACGCTATGGTGGCCGCAACGTCCCTTACGGAGCTGCAGCGGAGTAA
- the iolG gene encoding inositol 2-dehydrogenase, whose protein sequence is MKFCVFGAGRMGAQHIANVAANENAVLEYVVDVDLSRAQALAARYGAQATDNPRVALNDPAVDAVIIASATNTHVDLIVDAAKAGKAVLCEKPIDLDIARVDYCAQQISGLNVPIMIGFQRRFDATHMAVRKAVAGGEVGQVEVITIVSRDPSPPPASYIKVSGGQFHDQMIHDFDMALWLAEPKGSLEICAMGSNLVDPAIGEAGDTDTAQVLIRFANGAFCRIDCSRRATYGYDQRVEVFGSKGMVTSANLLKTGIERFGAAATNARDTLLPGFMERYLPTYATELDYFIDAVSNERKIESDFQSGRKAVLLADAARKSLKEGTVVRLDLDA, encoded by the coding sequence ATGAAGTTCTGTGTTTTCGGTGCCGGCCGCATGGGCGCGCAGCACATCGCGAATGTCGCGGCCAACGAGAATGCCGTGCTCGAGTATGTGGTTGATGTCGACTTGAGTCGCGCCCAAGCGCTTGCGGCTCGTTACGGTGCGCAGGCCACCGATAATCCCCGCGTGGCTTTGAACGATCCGGCCGTCGACGCGGTCATCATCGCATCCGCGACCAACACTCACGTAGACCTGATAGTCGACGCTGCAAAAGCCGGCAAAGCTGTCCTCTGCGAAAAGCCGATTGATCTCGATATCGCCCGGGTCGATTACTGCGCGCAGCAGATCAGCGGCCTCAACGTCCCGATTATGATCGGATTCCAACGGCGCTTCGACGCTACGCACATGGCCGTGAGGAAGGCCGTTGCCGGAGGAGAGGTCGGCCAGGTCGAGGTCATCACGATCGTCAGCCGCGATCCATCTCCGCCACCCGCATCCTACATCAAGGTTTCCGGCGGCCAGTTCCACGATCAGATGATCCACGACTTCGACATGGCCCTGTGGCTCGCCGAGCCGAAGGGTTCACTCGAGATATGCGCCATGGGGAGCAATCTGGTCGATCCGGCAATCGGGGAGGCGGGTGATACCGACACTGCGCAGGTTCTGATCCGGTTTGCCAACGGCGCTTTTTGCCGCATCGATTGCAGTCGTCGGGCAACCTATGGCTATGACCAGCGCGTCGAGGTCTTCGGATCAAAGGGCATGGTGACCTCTGCCAATCTGCTCAAGACGGGGATCGAGCGGTTCGGCGCCGCCGCCACGAATGCACGCGATACGCTGTTACCGGGATTCATGGAACGCTATCTGCCGACCTACGCGACGGAACTCGATTACTTCATCGACGCGGTGTCAAACGAGCGGAAGATCGAGTCCGACTTCCAGAGCGGCCGCAAGGCGGTGCTGCTCGCCGACGCTGCGCGGAAATCGCTGAAGGAAGGAACTGTCGTCCGCCTCGACTTGGACGCCTGA
- a CDS encoding SMP-30/gluconolactonase/LRE family protein has protein sequence MEASCVVDCKNTLGEGCVWDPRDRSVYWTDIAESRIYKLGADGAVTVFPLPERAGFILPRKHSGFVLGLATRVVIGDAGFRNFETVSVIEEGLPQTRVNDAAVDPFGGVVFGTFDERDRKPAAALYRCAPTGEITKLLEGITISNGIAFSPSGDVMYFADTAEGTIRRFEIRSSGWTNLRELAPLANLDVADGRPDGAVVDSEGSYWSARVWGGCLARIGQDGQVQETVKLPTKGPTCVTLGGKDGRTLYATTLRVMHTDDELEAAPLAGGLFAVQVKVPGVPQRLAAL, from the coding sequence ATGGAAGCGTCCTGCGTCGTCGATTGCAAGAACACGCTTGGCGAGGGTTGCGTTTGGGACCCTCGCGACCGAAGTGTCTACTGGACGGATATCGCCGAGAGTAGAATCTACAAGCTCGGCGCTGATGGCGCAGTGACGGTTTTTCCGCTTCCGGAGCGGGCAGGATTCATTCTGCCTCGGAAGCATTCGGGCTTTGTGCTCGGGCTCGCAACCCGTGTGGTGATCGGCGATGCGGGATTCAGGAACTTCGAGACAGTCTCCGTCATCGAGGAGGGGCTTCCGCAGACCCGCGTCAATGACGCGGCTGTCGATCCTTTCGGCGGCGTCGTGTTCGGAACGTTCGACGAGCGGGACCGCAAGCCAGCCGCTGCTCTTTATCGCTGCGCTCCGACAGGCGAGATCACGAAACTGCTCGAAGGGATCACGATCAGCAACGGGATCGCGTTCTCGCCCTCGGGGGACGTCATGTATTTCGCCGACACGGCCGAGGGAACCATTCGCCGCTTCGAGATCAGAAGTTCGGGTTGGACGAACTTGAGGGAGCTTGCTCCCCTGGCCAATCTCGACGTCGCGGATGGCCGGCCGGATGGAGCTGTGGTCGATTCCGAAGGGTCGTATTGGAGCGCCCGGGTGTGGGGCGGCTGCCTTGCGCGGATCGGTCAGGACGGTCAGGTCCAGGAGACGGTGAAACTGCCGACCAAGGGGCCGACCTGCGTGACGCTTGGTGGCAAGGACGGACGAACCCTCTACGCGACAACATTACGCGTTATGCACACCGACGATGAACTGGAGGCAGCACCCCTCGCCGGCGGGCTTTTCGCGGTCCAGGTCAAGGTTCCAGGCGTTCCCCAACGCCTTGCCGCTCTATGA
- a CDS encoding TIM barrel protein — protein MTAAYQLANAPCSWGIDFADRPENPAWTKVLDEAASAGFSAIDLGPVGFFPTDPSQLKNELSKRNLRLSAGGLFDPLTDARAFDGIVDKTRRTCSILKDLDAPRLVIIDCVSDERGKYAGRPSDAPRLSSEDWKAMIGRIVELAKIAKNEYGVKSYLHAHAGCYIEYEDELDRAMSDLPEDLVGLCVDTGHSAYAGIDPIALIRRYGSRIGHMHLKNIDRDVHAACVADKTGFFDAIARGIFCPLGKGVVDFVEVRDALDAIGYRGMAVVEQDVDPTGNASPLSNARESHDYLASIGMSSSDRG, from the coding sequence ATGACCGCCGCATACCAGCTCGCCAATGCCCCATGCTCATGGGGCATCGATTTCGCTGACCGTCCGGAGAATCCGGCATGGACGAAAGTGCTCGACGAAGCGGCGTCGGCAGGTTTCTCCGCCATCGATCTCGGGCCAGTCGGATTTTTCCCGACAGATCCCTCCCAGCTTAAGAACGAGCTTTCGAAGAGAAATCTTCGGCTCTCGGCGGGCGGTCTCTTCGATCCGCTCACGGATGCCCGCGCGTTCGATGGCATTGTCGACAAGACGAGACGCACATGCTCGATCCTCAAGGATCTCGACGCCCCCCGGCTCGTCATCATCGACTGCGTGTCCGACGAGCGCGGCAAATACGCTGGCCGCCCCAGCGACGCTCCGCGTCTTTCGTCAGAGGATTGGAAGGCCATGATCGGCCGTATCGTCGAGCTCGCGAAGATCGCGAAGAACGAGTACGGAGTTAAATCCTACCTCCATGCCCACGCGGGCTGCTACATCGAATATGAAGATGAACTCGACCGCGCCATGTCGGACCTTCCGGAGGACTTGGTTGGCCTTTGCGTCGACACCGGGCATTCCGCCTATGCCGGGATCGACCCGATCGCCCTGATCCGGCGGTATGGCAGCCGTATCGGCCACATGCACCTCAAGAACATCGACAGGGACGTTCACGCGGCGTGCGTCGCCGACAAGACCGGATTCTTCGATGCGATCGCCCGCGGCATCTTCTGCCCATTGGGCAAGGGCGTCGTCGACTTCGTCGAAGTTCGCGATGCGCTCGATGCTATCGGCTACCGTGGGATGGCCGTTGTCGAGCAAGACGTCGATCCCACCGGCAATGCGTCGCCGCTCAGCAATGCCAGGGAAAGCCACGACTACCTCGCTTCGATCGGGATGTCGTCGTCGGACAGGGGCTGA
- a CDS encoding Gfo/Idh/MocA family oxidoreductase: protein MTVIKIGLIGAGWMGRAHAAAFENATRIFGTEPATLKIVAVADVNEPAAKGFAERFGVERYTSDWTSIVNDPEIDVIDITTPNDAHPEIALAAIAAGKHMYCEKPMANTAAEARAMHEAAKKAGVVTLVGFNYLCSPIQAYARQLIENGDLGEIFHFRGTFDNDYMVDESFPFTWRTDATAAGKAGALGDMASHVLSLAHYLVGEVTEVSGARQILHAKRRDAKGAERTVENDDLAHFICRFKNGASGYLEASRIGTGRKLYLSYEIQGTKGALFFDQERMNELNFYRQTDDPAERGYKRVLVAPQHPDYAAFFGLQGNPLGYNDLKIIEARRLIESVISGQSWIANFEFGYTVDRVVEAVLVSADEGRWVKTEEIA, encoded by the coding sequence GTGACCGTTATCAAAATAGGTCTCATCGGCGCAGGCTGGATGGGACGTGCCCATGCGGCTGCCTTTGAGAATGCGACCCGGATATTCGGGACGGAGCCTGCCACCCTGAAGATCGTGGCTGTGGCGGATGTCAACGAACCTGCCGCGAAGGGATTTGCCGAGCGGTTTGGCGTCGAGCGATATACAAGCGACTGGACAAGCATCGTCAACGATCCCGAGATCGATGTCATCGACATCACGACGCCGAACGATGCTCATCCTGAGATCGCTCTCGCGGCAATCGCGGCTGGCAAGCACATGTACTGCGAAAAGCCGATGGCGAATACGGCGGCCGAGGCGCGTGCCATGCACGAAGCCGCCAAGAAGGCCGGCGTCGTCACGCTTGTCGGGTTCAACTATCTTTGCAGCCCGATCCAGGCCTACGCCCGGCAGCTTATCGAAAACGGGGATCTGGGCGAGATCTTCCATTTCCGAGGCACATTCGACAACGACTACATGGTCGATGAGAGTTTCCCGTTTACCTGGCGGACGGACGCGACTGCCGCAGGCAAGGCGGGCGCTCTCGGCGATATGGCAAGCCATGTCCTGAGCCTCGCGCATTATCTTGTCGGTGAGGTGACGGAAGTAAGTGGCGCGCGCCAGATCCTTCATGCCAAGCGCCGCGACGCAAAAGGCGCAGAGCGCACCGTCGAAAACGACGATCTTGCGCACTTCATCTGCCGCTTCAAGAATGGCGCTTCCGGCTATCTGGAAGCGAGCCGCATCGGGACGGGTCGCAAGCTTTACCTCTCATACGAAATCCAGGGCACCAAAGGCGCGCTGTTCTTCGACCAGGAGCGCATGAATGAGCTGAACTTCTACCGTCAGACCGACGATCCGGCAGAGCGAGGCTACAAGCGCGTTCTCGTGGCTCCGCAGCATCCGGACTATGCGGCCTTCTTCGGACTTCAGGGAAATCCACTCGGTTACAATGATCTGAAGATCATCGAAGCGCGTCGGCTGATCGAGTCCGTCATCTCCGGCCAGAGCTGGATCGCGAATTTCGAGTTTGGATACACCGTCGACCGCGTGGTCGAAGCGGTTCTTGTTTCGGCCGACGAAGGCCGATGGGTGAAGACTGAGGAGATTGCCTGA
- a CDS encoding ATP-binding cassette domain-containing protein, whose product MLHRQNSDTTTPFIEIRDLVKHFGAVIALNGVSLSVRAGEVLCLLGDNGAGKSTLIKTLSGVHKPTSGEFLVDGEPVEFGSPRDALDAGIATVYQDLAMIPLMSVSRNFFMGREPLKRLGPISWFDRKFADTVTHDEMMKIGIDVRDPNQAVGTLSGGERQCVAIARAVYFGAKVLILDEPTSALGVAQTSMVLKYIDAVRSKGLGVIFITHNVRHAYAVGNRFTVLNRGKTVGVFKKDEIAIDELQNLMAGGKELQSLSDELGGTI is encoded by the coding sequence ATGTTACATCGTCAAAACTCAGACACAACGACGCCCTTCATCGAGATCAGAGATTTGGTCAAACACTTTGGAGCGGTGATCGCGCTGAATGGCGTTTCATTAAGCGTACGGGCTGGAGAGGTGCTCTGCCTTTTGGGCGACAACGGCGCAGGCAAATCTACGCTGATCAAGACGTTGTCGGGTGTTCACAAACCCACCTCCGGCGAGTTCTTGGTGGACGGCGAGCCGGTTGAATTCGGCAGTCCGCGCGACGCGCTGGATGCCGGAATCGCCACGGTCTACCAGGACCTCGCAATGATCCCGCTGATGTCGGTGAGCCGGAACTTCTTCATGGGACGCGAGCCACTGAAGCGACTGGGGCCGATTTCTTGGTTCGACCGCAAGTTCGCGGATACGGTCACCCACGACGAGATGATGAAGATCGGGATCGATGTCCGCGACCCGAACCAGGCGGTCGGTACCCTGTCGGGTGGCGAACGTCAGTGCGTCGCCATCGCCCGCGCCGTGTACTTCGGTGCGAAGGTTCTCATCCTCGATGAACCCACGTCCGCACTCGGCGTTGCGCAGACGTCGATGGTCTTGAAATACATCGATGCCGTCCGGTCGAAGGGGCTGGGAGTGATCTTCATCACCCACAACGTCCGTCATGCCTACGCGGTCGGGAACCGCTTCACTGTTCTCAACCGCGGCAAGACCGTCGGCGTTTTCAAGAAGGACGAGATCGCCATCGACGAGCTGCAGAATCTGATGGCGGGCGGCAAGGAATTACAGAGCCTCTCGGACGAGCTCGGCGGAACAATCTAG
- a CDS encoding ABC transporter permease — protein sequence MVDITKAPHGAKDERLIRISLMASLIRRPELGALAGLIFVFVFFLTTASPQMFTLAGVMNFMAPASQLGILAVAAALLMIGGEFDLSIGSMIAFSGMIFGTAVVAWGLPLSLAILMTLAVAALLGITNAQIVMRTGLPSFIVTLAFLFVLRGLSLVGLKWATGGATQMRGIKDAVAGSPLAPIFSGDAFKGFFQYLADKDVISKFPNGSPTVPGVPVELIWFLVIALAATYLLIRTGFGNWIFAAGGDANAARNSGVPVARVKTILFIMTACAAALVAILTVLDAGSTDARRGFQKEFEAIIAAVIGGCLLTGGYGSAIGAFFGSIIFGMVLIGLTYTQIDQDWYQVFLGGMLLLAVLFNNIIRKRVTGER from the coding sequence ATGGTTGACATAACCAAGGCACCTCATGGTGCGAAAGACGAACGATTGATCCGCATTTCATTGATGGCATCGCTTATCCGGCGGCCTGAACTTGGGGCGCTCGCGGGCCTGATCTTTGTCTTCGTGTTTTTCCTCACGACCGCAAGCCCTCAGATGTTCACCCTGGCGGGCGTGATGAATTTCATGGCGCCTGCCTCACAGCTCGGTATTCTGGCCGTTGCTGCCGCTCTTCTCATGATCGGCGGCGAGTTCGACCTGTCGATCGGCTCGATGATCGCATTCAGCGGTATGATTTTCGGGACCGCGGTTGTCGCATGGGGGCTGCCGCTCAGCCTTGCAATCCTCATGACTCTTGCCGTGGCCGCCCTTCTGGGGATCACCAACGCCCAGATCGTCATGCGAACCGGACTGCCATCCTTCATCGTGACACTCGCCTTTCTGTTTGTACTGCGCGGCCTTTCCCTGGTGGGTCTGAAGTGGGCGACGGGCGGCGCAACTCAAATGCGCGGGATCAAGGACGCCGTCGCCGGCAGTCCCTTGGCGCCGATTTTCTCCGGAGACGCCTTTAAGGGGTTCTTCCAGTACCTCGCGGACAAGGACGTCATTTCCAAGTTTCCCAATGGCTCTCCGACGGTCCCCGGTGTTCCAGTTGAGCTCATCTGGTTCCTGGTCATCGCGCTGGCGGCCACCTATCTGCTCATCCGCACGGGATTCGGCAACTGGATCTTCGCTGCCGGCGGCGACGCCAATGCGGCTCGCAATTCCGGCGTTCCGGTGGCTCGCGTCAAGACCATCCTGTTCATCATGACCGCCTGCGCGGCGGCTTTGGTTGCCATTTTGACGGTTCTCGATGCTGGATCAACAGACGCGCGTCGCGGTTTCCAGAAGGAATTCGAAGCGATCATCGCCGCTGTCATCGGTGGCTGCCTTCTGACGGGCGGTTATGGCTCAGCGATCGGGGCGTTCTTCGGCTCCATCATCTTCGGTATGGTCCTCATCGGCCTCACCTACACGCAGATTGACCAGGACTGGTATCAGGTCTTCCTCGGCGGCATGCTTCTGCTTGCCGTTCTCTTCAACAACATCATCCGCAAACGCGTAACTGGCGAGCGTTGA
- a CDS encoding sugar ABC transporter substrate-binding protein gives MKNFMKIAVLAGAALIGAATSSFAEERIIMISHGLANDPYWNIVKNGGDMAAKQMGVKFDYVAPETFDMVRMSELITSAVNQKPDGIIVTIPDADALKDAIKTAVASGIPVVSVNSGATVAKSFGTLIHIGQDEYPAGKRVGEKLKELGQKKAICINHEVGNTALDDRCRGVADGFGGPVTVLPTTNDFQEVKSKVTAALASDPQIDTIVALSAGQAGEPAVDAVQTTGNTKVKVVSFDLSPGFLQAIIDGKASFAVEHQPFFHGYLSTVLLTNYIRYGLMPTNDLIESGPKFITAKEAPQVLELAKKSIR, from the coding sequence ATGAAAAACTTTATGAAGATCGCGGTTCTTGCTGGCGCGGCACTGATTGGAGCTGCGACCAGCAGCTTCGCCGAGGAACGCATCATCATGATCAGCCACGGCCTTGCGAACGATCCGTACTGGAACATCGTCAAGAACGGTGGCGACATGGCCGCCAAGCAGATGGGCGTGAAGTTTGACTACGTGGCTCCGGAGACGTTCGACATGGTCCGCATGTCCGAGCTGATAACCTCGGCGGTCAACCAGAAGCCCGATGGGATCATCGTGACCATCCCGGATGCCGATGCACTGAAGGATGCCATCAAAACCGCCGTTGCGTCGGGCATTCCGGTGGTCTCGGTCAACTCGGGTGCAACTGTCGCAAAAAGCTTCGGCACTTTGATCCACATTGGTCAGGACGAATATCCGGCCGGCAAGCGTGTCGGCGAGAAGCTCAAGGAGCTTGGCCAGAAGAAGGCGATCTGCATCAACCACGAAGTCGGCAACACGGCCCTCGACGACCGTTGCCGCGGTGTGGCCGACGGTTTCGGAGGACCGGTCACTGTGTTGCCGACAACCAATGACTTCCAGGAAGTAAAGTCGAAGGTCACGGCAGCGCTGGCCAGCGATCCGCAGATCGATACCATCGTCGCGCTTAGCGCCGGCCAGGCCGGCGAACCCGCAGTTGATGCGGTTCAGACAACGGGCAACACCAAGGTAAAGGTCGTTTCTTTTGACCTTTCACCGGGCTTCCTGCAGGCCATCATCGATGGCAAGGCGTCGTTCGCGGTCGAACACCAGCCGTTCTTCCACGGCTACCTCAGCACGGTCCTTCTGACGAACTACATCCGCTACGGGCTGATGCCGACGAACGATCTGATCGAAAGCGGACCGAAGTTCATCACTGCCAAGGAAGCGCCACAGGTGCTCGAACTCGCCAAGAAATCAATCCGATAG
- a CDS encoding aldolase/citrate lyase family protein: protein MRNNNIRDVWERGEAVVSAWLSIGNAYTAEIAGWSGYDCVLVDLQHGMTDVRTMISMLQAISATPATPMVRVPSCDPPVIMKALDAGAFGIICPMINSAREAEAFVAATRYPPLGNRSFGPARGLLYGGADYFQHADRSIVRLGMIETLEGLNALDEICAVDGLDGIFVGPNDLGLALGKGTLGDPTDETVREAILRCLSVARKHGKHAGIFCPSSAVAARRSSEGFDFVVPNSDANLLKSALNAEASGARVNVRK from the coding sequence ATGCGAAATAACAACATCCGCGATGTCTGGGAACGTGGCGAAGCGGTCGTGTCCGCTTGGCTCTCGATCGGAAATGCCTACACCGCAGAAATCGCAGGATGGTCGGGATACGATTGTGTCCTCGTCGACCTTCAGCACGGCATGACAGACGTTCGGACCATGATCTCGATGCTGCAGGCGATTTCGGCAACCCCGGCAACGCCGATGGTGCGTGTTCCGTCGTGCGATCCACCAGTCATCATGAAGGCATTGGACGCGGGCGCGTTTGGGATCATCTGCCCGATGATCAACAGCGCTAGGGAAGCGGAGGCCTTTGTTGCGGCGACGCGATATCCGCCTCTTGGGAACCGCAGTTTCGGTCCAGCTCGCGGGCTTCTCTACGGCGGCGCCGACTATTTCCAGCATGCTGACAGATCGATCGTTCGCTTGGGCATGATCGAAACGCTGGAAGGCTTGAATGCACTCGACGAGATCTGTGCGGTTGATGGGCTCGATGGGATTTTCGTCGGCCCGAACGACCTGGGGCTCGCCTTGGGAAAAGGCACGCTCGGCGATCCGACGGACGAAACCGTGCGGGAAGCAATCCTGCGCTGCCTTTCGGTTGCAAGAAAACACGGCAAGCATGCTGGGATCTTTTGCCCGTCGAGCGCCGTCGCAGCGCGCCGCAGCAGCGAGGGCTTCGACTTCGTCGTTCCAAACAGCGACGCAAACCTTCTGAAATCGGCTCTCAACGCGGAGGCGAGCGGAGCGAGAGTGAATGTCCGCAAATAG
- a CDS encoding hydroxyacid dehydrogenase — MKKILVVQPLRPEALRLFDQRTDVSYEVVADFSRDNLLKHVGDADAITVRDAPLPADVLAAAPNLKIVSRHGVGYDNIPIDYCTSRGIPVTVVGDVNAISVAEQTMFLMLAAAKSGVQLDAAVRRGDFAARSRLIGIELRGRTLLVVGFGRIGREVAKRSASFGMDIVVYDPYAKRSEVEGATFVDSLEDGLAAADVVTLHIPLSDTTRNLIDADALRQLKRGAIIINTARGGIIDEDALGDALADGQVRAAGLDTFATEPLPTTDRLVSEERVVLSPHSAALTEESLIAMGVMTARNALAGIDGNLDPQLVVNRSVLKVSVDAK; from the coding sequence TTGAAGAAGATACTTGTTGTGCAGCCGCTTCGGCCAGAAGCTCTGCGCCTGTTCGACCAGCGAACCGACGTCTCGTATGAAGTCGTTGCCGATTTTTCCAGGGACAATCTCCTGAAGCACGTCGGCGATGCCGACGCCATCACTGTCCGCGATGCCCCGCTACCGGCGGATGTCCTTGCTGCGGCACCGAACCTGAAAATCGTATCGAGGCATGGCGTCGGCTACGACAACATCCCGATCGACTACTGCACCTCGCGCGGAATTCCGGTCACCGTCGTCGGCGACGTAAACGCCATCTCCGTAGCCGAACAGACTATGTTTCTCATGCTGGCCGCGGCCAAGTCCGGCGTCCAGCTCGATGCAGCCGTCCGCCGGGGGGATTTTGCCGCACGGTCGAGACTGATCGGGATAGAGTTGCGTGGACGTACGCTCCTCGTTGTGGGCTTTGGACGCATCGGACGCGAAGTGGCGAAACGTTCCGCGAGCTTCGGCATGGATATCGTCGTCTACGATCCTTATGCCAAGCGTTCCGAAGTCGAGGGTGCCACCTTCGTGGATAGCCTCGAAGATGGCTTGGCCGCAGCAGACGTCGTCACTCTTCATATTCCTCTGTCGGATACGACGCGCAATCTCATCGACGCCGACGCCCTCAGACAGTTGAAGCGCGGCGCCATCATCATCAATACCGCTCGCGGCGGGATCATCGATGAAGACGCGCTCGGCGATGCGCTGGCGGACGGACAAGTGCGGGCGGCGGGCCTGGACACCTTCGCGACGGAGCCGCTCCCCACGACCGATCGCCTGGTCTCGGAAGAGCGGGTCGTCCTCAGCCCGCACTCGGCCGCGCTCACCGAGGAATCCCTGATCGCAATGGGCGTGATGACTGCGCGCAATGCGCTTGCAGGCATCGACGGAAACCTCGATCCGCAACTGGTGGTCAATCGATCCGTTCTGAAGGTTTCCGTCGATGCGAAATAA